Part of the Paenibacillus guangzhouensis genome is shown below.
ATATTCATTCTCCAATATAACCGCATCATACGTCTTCATCGATCTGACGGCATTCCGATGATTCTGCATCGTATATGGATAGGGATTTAAATGTTTATCCAGAATGGGGTTCAGATCCTCACGCAACAATTCATAGGTGGGCAATGTAATCACTTCGGCCCGGGCCTGTACAGTTCGCTCTTGAACGGTTGCCATGCATCTTCTCCTTTGCTCGGATATTCGATTATGACGAGAACCCGCTCCCCCCTTTGTCATAGGATATCAGCAATATTTCTAAGTTATTTCGACAGCCTAACTTAAATTCCTTCGCCAACAAGGCCATTAATTCATTTTTTTCCATACGGAAATTAGATGGATGTCATATCCAGACGATCTCATTCTTCCATGCTTCGAGCTTCCTCACATAAGCCATCGTATGCGCTGGACTTGTCGAAGGCAGCTTGTGCAGCTTCTTCCCCTCCAGATCAAGCTGAGGAGCAACCCGACGTGTGAACTCCTCATATGCCTTCGCTCCATTGAACATTAGATGGGTAATGCGGGGATACGCTTGGAATAACGAAATGAAGTCATTGGGTACCGCCTCTTGAATATTCGAATCGAGACTCCCTTCCCGAATACATTCCCCTAACACATCCCACAACCCGATTCCTCTAGATAATGCAAAAGCAATGCGCCGATCATAGTCCATCTCGAGCGGAGTTTGATACAAGTCATAGAGAATCCGCCAGAAATGATTCCTAGGATGCGCATAGTATTGATGCTGCGACAGCGAGACAACGCCGGGCATGGAACCTAATATCAATATAGTCGATTCGTCGTTCATGATCGGTGGAAAAGATTGAATGCGCATAGGGTCTCCTTTATATACCATGTCATTATGTAAATCACATTATAACGGAACAACCCGTTCGAATGGAACGGGCTGCTTGCGGGCTATCCATGCATTCATCATGAGGCCTTGTCCTAATAGGGCTCTGCCTCTACGTAATCAACGGTGTTGAATAGGATCTTCGTAATGACGGTTCGGCCATGGTGGCGATACCGAATGCTGAACATCGTTGTCGTCGCCATAACAATGTGTCCTGTATAGCCGGTACCATCTTGCAGCTCCACATTGACGCGATTGCCGACGTTTTGTTTGCAGAAATCACGAATATCGGATGGTGTCATCGTTCGTGACATATGTTCATCCCCTTTTATTCCTACACGTACACAGGATTCCAATAACCTATAACAAACGAATGAATCTCACACGAAAAAAAGGAATGACAACGATAATGTTGAGCCCGCGCCGTCTCACTCGCATTCGGAATGAGCTTCTGCCTGCTGATAAGATCCGCCCCCTTAGAAGGGTGCCATCGAACAAAGCAACAAGAACACGATCTCCAACATGATTTTTAACAAAGTTACGAATCCGCCTTACATGCTCCCGCAAACTCCATTTTACCTCTGCCATAGACCGAACACTTCCTTTCTGATCGATATACTACTAAAATATGAATCTCTGATCCTCTCGGACTGTTCATATACCCCTCATAGAATCGCACAATTCTATTGTTAACATTTCCCTACTCTATTTTTAGGTTCGTAGTATATAATGAGAACATTGTTCTTACATATTTTCATTTCAGGAGGTTGTTCTTCATGTCTAACATTCGGGTCTTCTCAGACAGCACTTGTGACTTGCCGCCTGAGTTACGCGAACAATATCAAATCGGCATTATTCCCTTGTATGTAACCTTTGGTGAAGAAGCTTATCGTGATGGCGAGGATATCACACCGATCCAGCTCTATCAAAAAGTCGACATCGTCGGTAGTCTTCCCAAGACGGCTGCACCTTCGCCAGGCGACTTCATAAAGGCGTTCACCCCTGCGATTGAAGCAGGACATGACGTGATCTTCATCGGTATATCAACCGAACTATCATCTACATGCCAGAATGCAAAAATAGCAGCCGATGAGTTCCCAGAAGGACGTGTTGTCGTCATCGATTCACGCAATTTATCGACCGGGATTGGTCTCCTCGTGCTTCAAGCTGCCCGTGCTGCCGAAACAGGGCATAACATACAGACAATTGAGCAAATGATAACCGAAGCGCGCGAACGCATCGAAGTTGAATTTATTATCGATACGCTCGATTATCTGCATAAGGGCGGCCGCTGCTCCAGTCTGCAGAACTTCATCGGCAGCTTGCTCAAGATCCGTCCTGTCGTAAAGGTCGTAGACGGCAAAATGATTCTCGCCTCCAAAATCCGCGGCAAACGCGAAAAGGCCTTTGATCAGCTTGTGCAAAATGCGCTGAAATTCAAAGACCAACTGGATGGCGCTACCGTCTCCGTCACCCACTCACTCGCAGAGACAGAAGCGGTGAAGATTCGCGAAATATTACTGCGCGAGACCAAGGCACACGAAGTGCTGCTCTCGGAGGCAGGCTGTGTTATCTCCAGCCACTGCGGTCCGGAAACCGTCGGTATTGTCCTTATGCGTAACGCTTAATCTCGAGGTGCTTCGGCTCGAACATAGAATATTCGATATGAACAAAAGAACGCCCATCGACTCTGACAATC
Proteins encoded:
- a CDS encoding DegV family protein gives rise to the protein MSNIRVFSDSTCDLPPELREQYQIGIIPLYVTFGEEAYRDGEDITPIQLYQKVDIVGSLPKTAAPSPGDFIKAFTPAIEAGHDVIFIGISTELSSTCQNAKIAADEFPEGRVVVIDSRNLSTGIGLLVLQAARAAETGHNIQTIEQMITEARERIEVEFIIDTLDYLHKGGRCSSLQNFIGSLLKIRPVVKVVDGKMILASKIRGKREKAFDQLVQNALKFKDQLDGATVSVTHSLAETEAVKIREILLRETKAHEVLLSEAGCVISSHCGPETVGIVLMRNA
- a CDS encoding DNA-deoxyinosine glycosylase, encoding MRIQSFPPIMNDESTILILGSMPGVVSLSQHQYYAHPRNHFWRILYDLYQTPLEMDYDRRIAFALSRGIGLWDVLGECIREGSLDSNIQEAVPNDFISLFQAYPRITHLMFNGAKAYEEFTRRVAPQLDLEGKKLHKLPSTSPAHTMAYVRKLEAWKNEIVWI